ACGTTTGGTCCACTTTCTTTaaaagaagtagaaatattttttttgaaagaagtattttaaaaagaaaaaaaagtcaaATAGTTGTAAGAATAGTTTTGTAATCTTAAATATTAAGTAAGTTGAATGTACAAAATTATAGTTGAAATTTAATTGCATGTCTACCAatcatagttttatttttttttttacaagaacTACCAATCATAGTTAGAGAGTCTTAAATTTGAACTACCGACTTATGAATTGAATTTATTTCTTATAaagatattgttattattattattattattattattattattattattattattattattattattattatttaaaaaattattaatttataaatattggaAGGAAGAACTCTGAATCAACATACTACACCCATTAAATTCAACTACTACACCACACCCATTAAATTCAACTATACTACACCTATTAAATTCAAATATAATACATATTAGTTTACCAATGCGTAGGGGTGTTCGCAGTTCGGTTTGGATCGGTTTTATGGCAAAAACCTATCCGATCCAAAAATAAATTTGTTTGCGGTTTAGTTCGGTTTTAAATCGGTTTTATGGCAAAAATCTATCCGATCCAAAAATAAATTTGTTTGCGATTTAGTTCGATTTTGGATGATATGTCAAAAAAATTTAATGCGATTCGATTCAATTTAATGCGGTTTAATTTGAATCGGTTTTTGAATatccaaattacaaattatatttttattaatattataaaaatactaataaattatAGATTTGCTGTAATATATATCATATAgtatattaaaagttaatattataaaatgaaaatgatcgattatagttgaaataaatgaaataataaaaataaataaattaaactaaactaatagataagataaaaaacttaattatcatataataataaatttatgtaacATATCATactaatgaaaaataaataagtacaaaatatatatacatgcagttcggtttggtttggatcgattttgaaaaatcaattcgAAATCCGATCCGAACTGTGCGGTTCTCACAAAATAACATCCAAACACATTCAATAAACTTTGTTTTCGGTTTTATTAAATCGATTTGGAGTTTTTTTATTTGGAATGATTTGCATTTGATATGACATTCAAAAGAAATAGTGAAGTTATTATAGGACCATTTTAGGAGAAAGTGTCTCTCTTGGGATAgctatcttttcatttacgtacGCAAAGGTCTACTAATAACATGATCTGATATACTTTAAGTCGGTGAATAttgtttcaaaaacaaaaatatttaaaaggaacaataaaaatatataggaataaatttcatttcattttaaatatatgGGAGTAACACCTACATGATGAGTAAACTTAATAATTGAAATTTCAACTGACACCACCAATCACATGAACCAATAGAGAGATCCAAAACTAGACCTCTTTAACACCACCAACAGTTCCAACAGTTTCATTGACTTTCTTAATCTCTTTCACACCACTTGATTTCTCATCAACTTCAAAAGCTGAAACTGGAAAAGTCCTAGAAAGTCCAGCAGGAGTTTGAAAAGTGATTTTCCCAGTAGGTGGATCATCAACATAAATATCACTAAGCGTAATCCAAATGAAAAGCTCTTTGGTTTTCACACCACTCAGTTTCTTAATCTTACCTTTCTCAACATGAGCTGTAACCTCAGTAGCATAAGAAACAAGTTTTCCAATCTTTTCAAACTTGTGTGTTATGCTTTTCTTCTGTTTCAACCAAACAAAACCTGTTTCTCTGTTGTAACCAACTTCGATGATGTCTTTCAATGGTAACAAACCGTTGGGGAGACTTATTTCAGCAAGAAGCTCTTTGGATTTTAGTTGACACATTTCATCTCCATGATATACCTCTGATTTCGATTTGATTTCTTCGGTTACCAACGACATCGTTTTGAGTTGTTAATGAAACAATGGTTACGACTGTTTGTTTTGTTGTGCGGTTTCAATAGGTTGTCGTTGGTTCTTATATACATCTCATTTTGTGAAATTAACCTTTTATCTTCCATTAATTTCAACAAATGCCATTGCCTTTAATTAATGCGACATTTAATTCCTTATCTTCCAGTAGCCACCCTCTAACTTCAAAAAAGTTGAACATTTGGATGCCTTTAATTGGGTAAGCATTTAATATTCAATCATGctacattatttattttttattttaaactaaattaaattttaaatcaattttcactATAAAATAGGTATTCAATCAAAATTCACTGGTAAAAAAATTTAACTTGAAAAATTAtccttttaaaacaaataaaatattaatatttttttaaaaggcaAAGCATCTAAATCATTAaagatttattttatgtttttgtatgtatttgtcggttttctaattttttattttattattttttgtgtatagtaaatattttataattttttattttttggttgtttTCTATTGCTATGCTTGAGAGGAAATAGAGTGTCCATTAAGATATCTTTTAAAGAGAGCTATAAACTATTTTAATTCATGAATATTAATTAGAAAGGTTGGTAAAACGAGTCAGGTTTGTTGGGTCGGTCCGTTTGACCCGCTATTTTAGATGGATTGAGTTGGAGTTTTCGGTTCGGTATTTTAAATAGGTCTGCTCCGTTTGACCCGCTTTAAGAGTCTATATGATGTAAACAGTGAAAAAGTTAGGCGTTGATATTTTATGCACTACTATTTTATGCATTGTGATGTATTATTCAATGTAATTTTTATCATTGTTTGTCTTGTATAAATTCTTAATTGGATTCTTTTAGTAGTTAGTAGGGCTGAACATCGGTTCGGGCCGGTTCGGGTTTGGGCCCAAACTCCCAATCCGAGCTACCCGTCGGATGTACACTATAGATCCAATTCCCGACCGATTCCAACTTCAGTTAACTCGGGTTCGGTTTGAAACGGATCGGTTAACAGTATCAGATTTTTTCGGTTATGGAAAATCCTTTTGTTCCAATACTCCCTATAACCATCCACACTAATTTTTCTTCAGTTTTCACTCTTCCATTGAACCACAGATCTTTCACACATCTTTGTCTGCAAAATCAAAACAAGGGCCATACAATATTTAATTTCAAACTTATTTCACGACTTGATTTCATAAATAAATGTCAAAAACTTAAACAAGAGAAATTATAAGTAGAAAAATATAGTAGCATATTAAAAAACATAGATATTCTATGCCctagagaagaaagaaaagagatgtAGATGGAAGGAGACACTCttagaaggaagaagaagatgcagTTAAGAAGCTAGAGGAAGAAGAACGTGGCGGCAGGTTTTAGGGTTTCTGCTATAACATTCAATTGAGATGGACTGGGTAGGGAAAATGATATGGACCTGTTGTTAGGATTAAGAAAGCCCATAATAAATATTGATGATTCGGTCGGTTTCGGATACTGACGGACCCAAATCTTTAAACCGAACCGGATGAAACCGTCCAGACCCTTTTTTACAACCCGTCCACCCGCCAAACCGAACCGATCCGATCCATTACCTTAAAAAACCACCGGGTTCGGTCGGTATTGGTCGGATGAACCTTTCTTGTCCAGCCCTAGTAGTTAGTTTTCAAATAGGATTAGGATGATATGTATTGTTTATTTATTCAGAGCTTTGCTCTGATTTTAAACATGGCCCTCGCTAGTGGAAGGTGGGATTGATAATCTTGGATTAGTCAGTCGCAAGATCGGGTaccaagattttaaaaaaaagcttaattgcaactttagtccccctattttgtctttttcttaattttgacccttat
The Vicia villosa cultivar HV-30 ecotype Madison, WI linkage group LG6, Vvil1.0, whole genome shotgun sequence genome window above contains:
- the LOC131612782 gene encoding uncharacterized protein LOC131612782; the encoded protein is MSLVTEEIKSKSEVYHGDEMCQLKSKELLAEISLPNGLLPLKDIIEVGYNRETGFVWLKQKKSITHKFEKIGKLVSYATEVTAHVEKGKIKKLSGVKTKELFIWITLSDIYVDDPPTGKITFQTPAGLSRTFPVSAFEVDEKSSGVKEIKKVNETVGTVGGVKEV